The following coding sequences lie in one Pseudomonas svalbardensis genomic window:
- the tnpB gene encoding IS66 family insertion sequence element accessory protein TnpB (TnpB, as the term is used for proteins encoded by IS66 family insertion elements, is considered an accessory protein, since TnpC, encoded by a neighboring gene, is a DDE family transposase.), translated as MIRIDAIWLATEPMDMRAGTETALARVITVFGAAKPHCAYLFANRRANRMKVLVHDGIGVWLAARRLNQGKFQWPGIRQGSELELDTEQLQALVLGLPWQRVGAGGAITIL; from the coding sequence ATGATCCGCATCGACGCCATCTGGCTGGCCACCGAGCCCATGGATATGCGTGCTGGTACCGAGACCGCGCTGGCCAGAGTCATTACGGTATTCGGTGCGGCGAAGCCGCACTGCGCTTATCTGTTTGCCAATCGACGGGCCAACCGAATGAAAGTGCTGGTGCATGACGGGATCGGCGTTTGGCTGGCGGCACGCCGGTTGAACCAGGGCAAGTTTCAATGGCCAGGCATTCGACAAGGTAGCGAGCTGGAACTGGATACCGAGCAACTTCAGGCCTTGGTACTTGGTCTGCCGTGGCAGCGCGTTGGCGCTGGCGGTGCAATCACGATCCTTTAA